In a single window of the Cygnus olor isolate bCygOlo1 chromosome 5, bCygOlo1.pri.v2, whole genome shotgun sequence genome:
- the LTO1 gene encoding protein LTO1 homolog isoform X1, protein MAAAVPPAPGPDMFEEIVMAEHRFHGEGYQEGYAEGCHVGAAEGRRYGSLHGAKMGSEIGSYLGFALTWQCLLCKCTDEKNSKKIKALDSLIGMIQKFPYEDPTYEKLQEDLEKIRGKFKQEFSGSVHSLCPRSRPCTAGGASASAGHVQS, encoded by the exons ATGGCGGCCGCCGTGCCTCCGGCCCCCGGCCCGGACATGTTCGAGGAGATCGTGATGGCCGAGCACAG GTTTCACGGCGAGGGGTATCAGGAGGGCTACGCCGAAGGCTGTCACGTTGGAGCTGCCGAGGGAAGGAGGTATGGATCGCTCCACGGTGCCAAGATGGGGTCCGAG ATTGGCAGCTACCTTGGCTTCGCACTGACCTGGCAGTGTCTGCTCTGCAAatgcacagatgaaaagaacag taaAAAGATAAAGGCTCTGGATTCGTTAATAGGAATGATTCAGAAGTTCCCGTATGAAGACCCCACTTACGAAAAGCTTCAAGAAGATCTggaaaaaatcagaggaaaattTAAACAG GAGTTCAGTGGAAGTGTGCACAGCCTGTGCCCCAGGAGCAGACCGTGCACTGCGGGTGGTGCCTCTGCATCAGCAGGGCACGTGCAGAGTTAA
- the LTO1 gene encoding protein LTO1 homolog isoform X3, producing MAAAVPPAPGPDMFEEIVMAEHRFHGEGYQEGYAEGCHVGAAEGRRYGSLHGAKMGSEIGSYLGFALTWQCLLCKCTDEKNSKKIKALDSLIGMIQKFPYEDPTYEKLQEDLEKIRGKFKQL from the exons ATGGCGGCCGCCGTGCCTCCGGCCCCCGGCCCGGACATGTTCGAGGAGATCGTGATGGCCGAGCACAG GTTTCACGGCGAGGGGTATCAGGAGGGCTACGCCGAAGGCTGTCACGTTGGAGCTGCCGAGGGAAGGAGGTATGGATCGCTCCACGGTGCCAAGATGGGGTCCGAG ATTGGCAGCTACCTTGGCTTCGCACTGACCTGGCAGTGTCTGCTCTGCAAatgcacagatgaaaagaacag taaAAAGATAAAGGCTCTGGATTCGTTAATAGGAATGATTCAGAAGTTCCCGTATGAAGACCCCACTTACGAAAAGCTTCAAGAAGATCTggaaaaaatcagaggaaaattTAAACAG CTTTGA
- the LTO1 gene encoding protein LTO1 homolog isoform X2, whose protein sequence is MAAAVPPAPGPDMFEEIVMAEHRFHGEGYQEGYAEGCHVGAAEGRRYGSLHGAKMGSEIGSYLGFALTWQCLLCKCTDEKNSKKIKALDSLIGMIQKFPYEDPTYEKLQEDLEKIRGKFKQVCSMLNIQSDFRVSTERSSLTF, encoded by the exons ATGGCGGCCGCCGTGCCTCCGGCCCCCGGCCCGGACATGTTCGAGGAGATCGTGATGGCCGAGCACAG GTTTCACGGCGAGGGGTATCAGGAGGGCTACGCCGAAGGCTGTCACGTTGGAGCTGCCGAGGGAAGGAGGTATGGATCGCTCCACGGTGCCAAGATGGGGTCCGAG ATTGGCAGCTACCTTGGCTTCGCACTGACCTGGCAGTGTCTGCTCTGCAAatgcacagatgaaaagaacag taaAAAGATAAAGGCTCTGGATTCGTTAATAGGAATGATTCAGAAGTTCCCGTATGAAGACCCCACTTACGAAAAGCTTCAAGAAGATCTggaaaaaatcagaggaaaattTAAACAG GTTTGTTCAATGCTAAATATTCAGTCTGATTTTAGGGTCAGTACTGAAAGATCTTCACTAACGTTTTGA